The Quercus lobata isolate SW786 chromosome 4, ValleyOak3.0 Primary Assembly, whole genome shotgun sequence genome segment cacaaaattgagtttcaaaaaagtggtagattgcaaaatatttataaaaaaaatggtatttggccatttttacCAGTGGGCGGAAAAGAAATTAAGTGGTGATTGAGGAGTGCTAGGGTTTGCAAACGCACTTGAATCTTATGAGTTATTTGACGGGAAGCCTTGTTAAGATGTTGAGTACGACATCATCTTGGAGATAATTATTCATTAGTTTTGGTTGTAGTTGTGGTTCTCTCATTTGCGACATTTTTATTCAGAAGAAGGGACAAAAGTCACAGAACTGAAGAGACTCTAACCTAAAGAAAATCCATTTTGCTATCTCTTATAGGTTAAACTTGGCTCCAATAGGAGATCTTTTCCTTCAAGTGACTTAAACAGAGCTTTTAATACTGTTAACGTTTATGTAGAGCATCACTTTTCACAGCTCAGGGGTAAAGGTATGTGGTTTATTGATGTTTTTAGGTTATCTGATTTTTTCGCTTGTAGGAAACTAATGATCAGAAAGTTGATctcattaaaccaaaaaagaaagatggtcTAGTACTGTAGGTTGtgggtttagactttagtaCTTAGattatatttattgtaatttgagaatattatttttcaattatctGTTTAATTGATAATAGTGACTTGAGCAATTAAATCAAAAATTACTGCCATAAAGTtgtttattttatcaatttgagTTATTGAGATTATAGAATTCAATATTTATGTTTACATGTTGTGAATAATTTATAGGGGAAACAATCTATAATTGATGcatattttgcaaaaaatgaaTTCTTGAGTGATTGTTTAACTATATCAATAGAAAAAGTAGTTGCTAAAGAATTTAGTTCagaatcaattataaataatattaatgcCATGAAAGGGTATAGGGcacaactttttaaattaaaagttaatctgtgaaataaaagtttttattactcattttttttatacataagaactttaaacacaaaatctcaagtttgaaaatcaaacaattgacaATGTTTTGCAAgtgtaaatttgtattgatgtatGAGTAAGTACAATTCTCTAAAATTGAATCTTGTTATAAAAGAATACTCATTTCATTCAATCTCCTTGAAAAAATCTTTGATGCAAGTATATACTTGATTCGAACACCAGATGCTTCTCAATTTGATTAAGAAAGGGATCAAAAGATCTTTGAAGTAGAATCACGATGAATCTGTAACTATGTGTTTGTTAGGAATCCTTCGTTCTTTGCGTTCTTCATGTgttctttgaattttctttgtgTGTTCTTCGTCTTCAAAGATTGTTGTGGAAGTTCTTCGTGtctttggaggcttgaatctGTAGATCTTCACTAACTTGCAATCTTTTAAAGTTTCTGAACACTTTTGGACTTGATTCTAATGCACTTTGAGATCTTGGAAGATGACTTGAATGATTTCTCTTCAAATGTTCTTAAGATTTGAAGGTTGAAGTTCTTGGAGGCTTTGGAGCTTAATTTCGGTAGAGTTTCGAGACTCCTAAATGTATGTGTATGTCCTCCTATAAGACTAAGAAATGTCTCTATTTATATGTCTTGGGAAGGTGTGATGACATATGATTGGTTATCAATAATGACATGTGTCATAATTTAAATCAAGGGACTTTATGTCTTGTTCTCCTAGGGACATATGACATTATTTGATTAACCATTGtggtttaatttaaaatagcACATGACAGCTTTAAATTAGACGGctcatattatttaaattaacaAATGCTAACATTTGATTGGTTCTTAGGTTTTCTCTGTAATCTTTATTCTTTGACACTTGGAATATTGCCATTGGCTTTTGAATAATGACGGTGGAATCCACTTAGTAGCATGTGGCATCTTGTAATTAGTCATTTTAAATGTACCACATGAACTTTAGTGGTTTGACGTGACAACTTGTTATTGATAGAAAATATTACTCTctactttattttgtttatattggctccctagaaaaaattttggttcTGCCACTGATCCcatcaataaaaaattgttatgcaTTTGTTTGACTTTCCTTATAACATAACTAgagattaaaatgaaaaaatgcaaataaaaataaaacacatgaCATGGTGGAACATAAAGTTGAATACATTGATAGAAGAGGCTCAACACTCTCTTTCATTATTACTGATCGATTTTAAGAGGCTCAACTTTCTCATCATTAGTGTTCTAGAGGCCCAAAAATTCTGGTGAAAAAAACATCAATGAGCCCAAgcctaaccctaaccctaacccaaacccaacagATTCGTGCCTTTACTTTATTACTCTTTTTATCTTTACTCTCTTTACGCCTAAAACTGAAATCTCTCATCAGCCGAAAAAAAATGTCCCAAACAATGGAACCTTGTTCGCAACCTTTGATCCTCCGACAAGGGAAGAACCATCTCCCACATGACGTCGTTCTCAACGTCTTGGCAAGGCTGCCGGTCAAGTCACTCCTAAGATTCAGGTGCGTTTGCAAACTCTGGTACTCCTCAATCACTAGTCCTAATTTCATCTCCACCCACCTTAGTATggtcaacaacaacaacgatgATGATCATGCTTATCTCATACAAACCTGTATTCAATATTTTTCCTGTAAGATTCCAATGATCGGTAAGTTTCTTTGTTGTGACCGTACGTTTGATTCGCTTTTTGAGTATTCAGTTCCCTCTGCTTTTGCTTTAAACATGTCCGAAATGGTCGGTTCGTGCAATGgtttagggtgagtttggttcagctttttgaaaaagtgcataatgaaaaagttgaattttcaaaaagtgcataatgaaaaagtgctttttcaaaaagctgagtgtttggtaaaagctgttaaaaagtgctttttgaaaaagctgagtgtttggctagcacttataaaagtggcagtttgaaatgtaaattaccaaaaaggacaatgtatatataagagagtttatttcatacttaaatcaatattgtgaaattattttttcaccaatattagctaataataacctaccacttgaaatttattgtgaaaatattttgataaaaattgatactgattttaattttaacatgctattaaaattatattgttctctttctaaaaaaattatttttttttcaccaatattagctaataataacctaccacttaagatttattgtaaaaatattgtgaaaatattgtgataaaaattaatactaattttaattttaacatactattaaaattatttttttctctttctaaaaaaattatttttttcaccaatattaactaataataaccgaccccttaaaatttattgtgaaaaaattatgaaaaaattgtgataatatttcattattctttttttccactctttttttatcctccacatggcatttctttcttctccttttttttccttttttttttcccactaaatttctcctccacacacgtacccattctgttttcctttttaatccttcttttcctcctttctTTATTCCTTCCCTGCCATTCCTCCAAACACCAGAACATTCTCCTTCTTcgtctctctcttatttttttatttttattttttcctttcttcctttttcaatCCCTCTTTCCTCCTTTCTTTATTCCTTCCTTGCCATTTCTCCAAACACCAGAACATCTTcttcgtctttttttttttttttttttcttccttttttaatcCTTCTTTCCTCCTTTCTTTATTCCTTCCCTGCCATTTCTCCAAACACCAAACATTCTCCTTCTtcgtctctttttttttttttttttttcctttctcccttttctcttaGCACTTCGTTTGTTGGTTCTTGGCAGAATCGATAGCATTCCCACTCAGGTTTTGGCGACGTAGAATGCATCGGAGTGCACGACGAAGATGAGGCGGTGGAGTTCGGAGACGGTGAGTGGCTGAGAGGGAAGGGcttggagatcgaaaatggggTCGGAGTTAGAGTCATCCGGGTTTGATTGGGTGGTGTTCGCCGATTTGATCGAACCTAGAGCTCGGTGTTTTTGACGCTTCAACTTCGATTTTGTCCTGTAATTCTCTATGAtatattctgattttttttttttttttttttttttttttttttttttttttttttgcattttgaggaatcctaatttgcaagggattgattttttttttttccttagttgatttgggaatttgttatagatttttttgtgtttggatttggaaatttgttgggagagcagagagatgatttgggaatttgttatagatttttttgtgtttggatatGGAAATTTGTTGggagagcagagagatgagatgagagctGATGATTTATCAAGGGtaatttggttatttttggAAGAGCCCAACGGATCAATTTGAAAATGCGCATGAGCTTTTTGTTTATGGACCTCCAGAGCTCCATAAACTCAAATGCGCGTTTCTTCACAAATctaaaacgcaactttttccaaaaagttgcgtttATTACTTACCAAACACTATTTTTGGGCTGGCTTTTTTGAAAACGCGCGTTTTGGGCTTCAAACGTTgaaacaaacgggcacttaGTGTGTCTCGCTCAACGTGGAAAGCTTTCCACTACTGGTGATGCTATATATTTGTGGAACCCCAGCGTTAGAAAATTTAAGAGATTGCCTGATTCGTGTTCTAATggccaaaatttttggttttctatCGGATTTGGTTATCAGTCCAAGACAAATGACTACAAAGTTGTAAGGCTTTGGGGTACTCCAGTTGTGGCTGAGGTTATTGTAATTTgagaatattaatttttaattatctgTTTAATTGATAGTAGTGATCTGagcaattaaattaaattactgCTATAAAGTtgtatattttatcaatttgaGTTATTGAGattataaaaatcaatatttatgTTTACATATTGTGAATAATTTATAGGGGAAACGATCTACAATTGATGCATATTTTGCAAAATGTACAATGAATTCTTGAGTGATTGTTTAACTATATACGTAGAAAAAGCAGTTGCTAAAGAATTTAGTTTAGAATCAATTATAAATGATATTAATGCAATGAAAAGCGTAAGACACAACTTtctaaagttaaaagttaatatgtgaaataaaagttgtttactcatttttttatacataaaaacTTTGTTGTGTTCACCTTGTCTCCTTGGAAAAAATTTCTGGTTTTGCCATTAACCCAATCAATCAAAAATTGTTATGTATTTATTTGAGTTTCCTCATAAAAAAACCagagattaaaattaaaaaaaataatattaaaaataaaacacatgatattttttatttttgaataaacagtaatatttattagtataaaaaaaatagcattacgATTGTTTTAAACTGAacttataatacattatataactgaagtacaacttaaaaaaaatgcttaaaaaaaaaaaaaacaaaatcgcCTAAAACTGAAATTGCTGTTACTCATCTTATTTTAGTGTTCCGGAGGCCCAAAATTGCTGGTGAAAAAAACATCAATAAGCCCAAGCCTAACCCAACATATTCGCGCCTTTACTTTATTACTCTTTGGTCTTTAGTCTTTACGCCTAAAACTGAAACCTCTCATCCGCCGCCGAAAAATATCTCAAACAATGGAACCTGGTCCGCAACCTTTGATCCTCCGACAATGGAAGAACCATCTCCCACACGACGTCGTACTGAACATCTTGGCAACGTTACCAGTCAAATCCCTCATAAGATTCAAGTGCGTTTCCAAACTCTGGGACTCCTCAATCACTAGTCCTAATTTCATCTCCACCCACCTTAATATcgtcaacaacaacaacgatgATAATGATCATGCTTATCTCATACAAACCTGTATTGAATATAATTCTCCTAAGATTCCAATAACCTATAAGGTTTTTTGTTGTGACCGCACGTTTGATTCGCTTTCTGAGTTTTCAGTTCCCTCTGATTTTGATTTAAACATGTCCTTATTGATCGGTTCGTGCAATGGTTTAGTGTGTCTCGCTCAGCTTCGAAAACTTTCCGCTACTTCTGATGCTATATATTTGTGGAACCCCAGCATTAGAAAATTTAAGAGATTGCCTGATTCGTGTTCTAGTAGCAAAGCTTTTTGGTTTTCTACCGGATTTAGTTATCAGTCCAAGACAAATGACTACAAAGTTGTAAAGCTTTGGGATACTCCAGTTGTGGCTGAGGTTTACACATTAAGCTCTGACTCGTGGAGAAAGGTCGAAATCTCGTTGAGATCCAAAGTTGTGGTCTCCCGAATCGTACCTTATCCGTTTCCCCTATTTTTTAGTGGGGCTTTGCATTGGTTTGCTTATCATAGTGAAGGGGAAAGGAAATTCCTAGATTCAACGAtgattttgtcatttgatgTCAATAATGAGAAATTCGGAGAGATGGCACTCCCTGATGGAGATAAATTGATCGTGCAATATCTGTTTGTGTTTAAGGGAAATCTGGCTTTCATTTCATGTGGATACCCTGAAAACGATGATGACTTACAGTCAGACTCGCAATGCTTCATTTGGATAATGAGGGATTATGGTGTACACGAATCATGggataaaattttttctatccgGTTTGAAAATGTTGATATAAGTTTCTATGGTTGCACTGAACACGGTGAACTTCTACTTGACAAGAAAGTCAAGAAAGAATCTAAAGAtggtgaaataaaaatagatgAGTCTACGATTCTTTCAGATGACACTGCGATTGTTTTACTAGACCCTGAAACTTTACATGAGAAGGACCTTGGTATTCTACGATATGTTACACATATAGTTACTACGTTCAAGGAAAGCCTTGAGTTACTTGATGGAGCAACCGAGCTATCTGGATAAGAACTGAAATCATTAGTGATAATCATTGCATTTTGTTAGGTAAGTGTGATATGATTTAGACCATTCTCATGTTGTTTACTTTGGTATCATTTTGTTTTGCTGTAGGCATAAATGTACTGATATGACGTAGGTTAATTTAATTCAGATGTATATCAGCCCTTTATGCTTGTGGCGAATTCATAAAAGGACACATAACATTTTagttcttactttttttttttgtgcctcTCTGATTGTGTTGCAAACTATTAGATTAGAGATCTTActtaatcaaaaaataaaataaaataaaaatggagcaaagaagagggaagaaaaGAAGCCCTGTGATGAGAATGTTGAAAATGGGCGGTGGAAGTTCTTATGCGGTGAGCATTGGCCCTGCGAAGGTCTTGTGCTTTATTCCTTGATCAAAATGATATATATCTAGTGGCTGCAGTACATCTGCTATGCAGTTTTAGCTTGTTGTATCTCTTCTCATGGGTCTACGTTTTCTCATTCCCCTGAGAGAAAAATTTGAGATAACATATAGTGTTTGAAAAGGATCTAAAGCTTTGTGATCATGGTTTGTCAATACCTTCTCTATTTGGGAGTTGCAATTGTTTCCCCTCATGCTTTGGTGGCTAAATCACATGCTCATTGCCAATGGTATTGAGAATGAATCAGTGTGTTTAGCTGCTGATACATTGCGTTTCCATTAGTATTGTTGTggtcattttataaaaatatttaacagTATTTAGTGTAAGGTAATATGGAAAAGTTTTTTTGAACTTCAAAGTTCATGGTAATGGGGATACTGTTTCtaaacttttgatttttatgAAGATTTTTCTACTGTTTGTGGATACTGTTTGTGTATACCGTTTGTAAGGATGTTCACGGTAATGTGCATACTGTTTGTAAGGATGTCACATGactaggcctttttttttttttttttttctcttggcatgatatgatttgacCCGCTTTGATTCATGCAATATACTTCATCTGGTATGATTCATTTTATATGGATTGCACCAAGGCATGTGGTAAATACTCCATCTAAATTTCAGTACTCATTCTTCTGCATTGCTTAAAAGCTTTACTTCATAAACccatctttcttcctcttttcaTTCAAAAATCTAAGCAAAATCAATATCATTGGAGGTTAgcatcaacctttttttttttttttttgtgtggttgttAAAGTTTGTTTTGGTCCCAAGGAAATATTATATAAACTTTGGATTAGAAACAACATCTGGAAGGTCTTAAGATCAGCATAGTAAAAACAGGAAACTAGTCTTGGACCCCATGTCAGCAATGACCTGACACAATTTCATTGGGTAAAAGCGAGGTTGTAGAGCAAGTGAAGATGCAAGTCAAAATTCTAAGCTGTTGAATATACCGACCCACTCCGCCAAGATGCAAGATGGATTAGTAAGcttttattcagccaaaaaaaaaaaaaaagatggattAGTAAGCTTTCAAGCATGCTTTGTGAAATGCTTGATACTTCAAAGTgaactttaaataaataatagatcAATGACAACTTCCCAAATATAATGATATCCAAGAAGGTGACAATAACAAGCGAGGAGTTTAGCGTATCATAGTGCAAACCTCAGTAAAGTAGTTATCTTTGATtctaaaagaaaacataaaactaGCTTTTTAGTTCtcttttattcttaaaaaaaagggcTTCTTACATTTTTCTATATCTTTGGAATCTTGCTCCGACAAATGCATTTTGGGCTCTACATCACTACTTAGTCTCACAGGGAAGCGTCACTAACTGGAATAGGTCATAGGTGCAACGTCATCGGTCACAGTTGCAGATACAGCTATctaaattacataattataatattgttttatataaatgaaaaatatattgttaaaataatttttcataaggGGAAGTGTTATgcccacaacattttcataacaaattataggtgataaattgttattggttctaatttgaatccatgactaaaattactttttttgccACCAATAGTAACttgtcacttaagatttgttgtaaaagtgttgtcaaaatattgtggatatattATTTCCCTTTTTTAAATATACCATAATCGGTTTACTAATTTGAATATGTCcaagaatatttaaatatttatatacacCTTCATTCCATAGAACACATGTAAAATGTtacattaagtttaaattattatataagttcAAAATTGTAgcagtttttttcttttccaaaaataaatatgatgtctttattattgaaacttgaattttaaggtaatcttttcaattttataatttttattgctttttaatGACCTATATCTTTAATTTCAAATgcctattttgtttgtattttttagcccaaaattaaaaagtttgacccaaatataataaaatttcatacttttcaatccaaaaattaagaaaagtaaaataaaattttgaacgcAAAATTAAAAAGGCatcttacaaaaaaaatcaatttaaaaccCAGTTAGACTGAAGGACAAATTGGACTAAATCAACAAAAGTGACAAGAATGGACCCAAGTGGACAAATATAGACCAAGATTAACTGAAGTGGGACAAATATTGGACTGAAATGACCGAAGATGACTGAAATAGATCGAGTGAaaccgaattggaccaaatggCCCAAAATGCTATGCTGATATTGCTTAATAAAATGGTAGCAACGATAAATGCTACActtcaatttttagatattatatagatatagatatgtAGTTTCACAAAGATTCAAATTAAATCATGATCCAACAATTACAAACTTTGACCATGACAGTTATTCAAATCAATcaatattatgaatatatatatatatatatatatatatatatatatataaacagagaCTTCATGCGAGAGAGCACAAGGATCTGTCATGTGACGCTctctttgaaaagaaaattgaaatagtCTTTAAAACCACAAgataagaaccaaaaaaaaaaaaaggaaaaaaaaaaaagagagactttTGGTTTCTTTGGTTCAATGCTTCAAGACTTTTCTTGTTAAAGAATAATGATTCCTTGTAAgactctttgttttctttgattcAATTTTTCAAGCTAAAAACCTCTTGCACTTCTAGTCAACCTTTCAAGCCATCTCATCTCAAAGAATCATGTTATATATCTTCAACCTTTCAATGATATCTACCTAGCTTCAACTTCGCTGTCCCATCTAATCCTAACTCGTATGAGTTGGCTATAACTAAGGAAgatggcctttttttttttttttttttttgagtgacaatgacaacttattatttttcatgttgaGGACAGATGTTGTGGGTTGTGTAAAGGATGATTGTTTTCAGATTTTAGGTGTTTGGTGTGAGAAAGtcatatttgtattttgttttataactaaatagaaatagaaataagcATTCTAATTGATTATCAATGAGATTAGTTGTTTTTTTCATTGTGTTTTAGAACTCATAATTTGTAGGTCTTTATAGTTTATTTGTAGTCAGATTAGTTGTTTTAAACCTCTTGATGGTTTGATAAATTCAAAAGGGCTTCTATTGAGATTGGAAATGCATAAGAAAAGTTGCACTCATAATTAATTTCATAAGAAGTACTACCTctacaaaatttcacaacaaattctatatagtaagttattattgttctaatttgaacctatcattgaaattatttttttgctcacTATTAACAATAAGTAACAACCTTacacataaaatttgttatgaaaatattgcgGACATAGCATTCTTTTAATCCCACATGTTGGTTGTTGAATCCAAGACGTTTTAGTAACCTAAATAGAAAGTTCCACTCCATTTTAGCATAAGCTTTATCCATATCCAAAATGAAACTATCGGATAGAAATCATTTGTCCAACTTTTTGGGTTCCACTTTATGCTCCACCCAACGGCTAAGCTAGGGAAGCCAAATTAGGAAGAATTTaattacccccccccccccccccaactaaAAATACATACAACAATTTTAGTCCTAGCCCATTCTTTAGCAATTTGGCccacaaacatttttttttttttttttgagaaggaagatTCACAATCTCGTTCTAATTAAATTAGGactccaaaatcaaaataaatagtaggggtggcaatttttatccatatccatgaaCCCATCCATTACCCACCTAATTTGGATAAGTCATAACTCAACCCACTTGAATATTTGGGTTGAATGGGTAAAAACTCATtaggttatttaattatatgggtCTTAATGGATAAGCCCACTAATACCcactaaaacttaaataaacaacatgaaatctaaatttctagaaaatgaccgaaataccctcaaaacttaaaaaataaccaaaatatcccgtgaaaccttaaaattaccaaaatactcctgaaaccttaacattaccaaaataccctcgaaacttaaaaaatgtccaaaacaCTCATGAAacctaaaattaccaaaatacccccctaaacttagaaaatgatcgaaatacccctaaaacctaaaaaatgaccaaaataccctcaaaatctaaaaattaccaaaatgccctcTAAACctgaaaaatgaccaaaacacttTTGAAACCtaataaatgaccaaaatacccctgaaactaattattaccaaaatacccctaaacgtAAAAGATGACCGGAATACCTTTGAaatctataaaatgaccaaaataccttcgaaacctaaaaatgatcaaaatacttcctaaacatataaaatgactaaaatatcttcgaaacctataaaatgaccaaaataccccccgaaacctaaaaattaccaaaataccccataaacctaaaaaatgaccgaaatactcccgaaaacttgaaaatgaccaaaataccctcccaaacctaaaaaatgaccgaaatacctctacaaccaaaaattaccaaaatacccccgaaacctaaaaaatgtccaaaacacccccgaaacctaaaaaatgaccaaaatacccctaaaactaaaaataacaaaaatagcccaaaaacttaaaaattaccaaaatacctctaaaccctagaaatttaccaaaatagcccaaaaacttaaaaattaccaaaatattttgttcatttttaaggttttcgggttattttgctcattttagagattttggaggtattttgctcattttagtagtttttttatagcatatttggtgattttagagattttgggggttttttgatcattttagtggttttgagcatat includes the following:
- the LOC115985127 gene encoding F-box/kelch-repeat protein At3g06240-like — protein: MEPGPQPLILRQWKNHLPHDVVLNILATLPVKSLIRFKCVSKLWDSSITSPNFISTHLNIVNNNNDDNDHAYLIQTCIEYNSPKIPITYKVFCCDRTFDSLSEFSVPSDFDLNMSLLIGSCNGLVCLAQLRKLSATSDAIYLWNPSIRKFKRLPDSCSSSKAFWFSTGFSYQSKTNDYKVVKLWDTPVVAEVYTLSSDSWRKVEISLRSKVVVSRIVPYPFPLFFSGALHWFAYHSEGERKFLDSTMILSFDVNNEKFGEMALPDGDKLIVQYLFVFKGNLAFISCGYPENDDDLQSDSQCFIWIMRDYGVHESWDKIFSIRFENVDISFYGCTEHGELLLDKKVKKESKDGEIKIDESTILSDDTAIVLLDPETLHEKDLGILRYVTHIVTTFKESLELLDGATELSG